One Micromonospora sp. WMMD812 genomic window carries:
- a CDS encoding YcnI family protein, producing the protein MIRTRRTATAAAALALGVVATAVLGFAAPASAHVTVNPKEATQGGYARVAFRVPNESDTASTTKVEVVLPENAPVGSVSTMPVPGWTVAMEKRKVDPPIEVHGSQITEAVSKLTWTATGDAAIKPGQFQEFPVSLGPLPQVDKMVFKSLQTYSDGNIVRWIDEPTTGGEEPEHPAPVLALTAASPSAAPVAATAPAADDDDDEAEGNGLATGLGIAGLVAGVAGLALGGLAFARTRREPAAKA; encoded by the coding sequence ATGATCCGTACCCGGCGTACCGCGACGGCCGCCGCCGCCCTGGCGCTCGGTGTCGTCGCCACCGCGGTGCTCGGCTTCGCCGCACCCGCCTCGGCCCACGTCACCGTGAACCCGAAGGAGGCGACCCAGGGCGGCTACGCCCGGGTGGCTTTCCGGGTCCCGAACGAGAGCGACACCGCGTCGACCACCAAGGTCGAGGTGGTGCTGCCGGAGAACGCGCCGGTGGGCTCGGTCTCCACGATGCCGGTGCCGGGCTGGACCGTCGCGATGGAGAAGCGGAAGGTTGACCCGCCGATCGAGGTGCACGGCAGCCAGATCACCGAGGCGGTGTCGAAGCTGACCTGGACGGCGACCGGCGACGCCGCGATCAAGCCGGGCCAGTTCCAGGAGTTCCCCGTCTCCCTCGGGCCGCTGCCGCAGGTCGACAAGATGGTGTTCAAGTCGCTGCAGACCTACTCCGACGGCAACATCGTGCGCTGGATCGACGAGCCGACCACGGGCGGGGAGGAGCCGGAGCACCCGGCGCCGGTGCTCGCCCTGACCGCGGCCTCTCCGTCGGCGGCTCCGGTCGCGGCGACCGCGCCGGCCGCCGACGATGACGACGACGAGGCCGAGGGGAACGGTCTCGCCACCGGGCTCGGGATCGCCGGCCTGGTCGCCGGGGTCGCCGGCCTGGCGCTCGGCGGCCTCGCGTTCGCCCGTACCCGCCGGGAACCGGCCGCGAAGGCCTGA
- a CDS encoding zf-HC2 domain-containing protein: MTCDHVRAALSARLDGEDPRAASAVLDGHLRECPGCRAWLSRAERVTRLVRVQPVQVPDLTASVLAAVAADPLAPGRAPAAALRARRQVLRVAVAVAAVAQLAIALPILLAGLGVSVDPHTSREMASFDVALAVGFALAAWRPERARAFVPVALVLAICLAGTSAVDIANSTTALVHEVGHLAAVVQAGLLWALGRVSGDANRPVSPALATGRG, translated from the coding sequence GTGACATGCGACCACGTACGGGCGGCGCTGTCGGCACGGCTGGACGGCGAGGACCCGCGGGCGGCGTCGGCGGTGCTGGACGGGCACCTGCGGGAGTGCCCCGGGTGCCGGGCCTGGCTGTCCCGCGCCGAGCGGGTGACCCGGCTGGTCCGGGTGCAGCCGGTGCAGGTGCCCGACCTCACCGCGTCGGTGCTGGCGGCGGTGGCCGCCGACCCGCTGGCCCCCGGCCGCGCGCCGGCGGCGGCGCTGCGCGCCCGGCGTCAGGTGCTCCGGGTGGCGGTGGCGGTGGCCGCCGTCGCCCAACTCGCCATCGCCCTGCCCATCCTGCTCGCCGGCCTCGGCGTGTCCGTGGACCCGCACACCAGCCGGGAGATGGCGTCGTTCGACGTGGCGCTGGCGGTGGGCTTCGCGCTGGCCGCCTGGCGGCCGGAACGGGCCCGCGCGTTCGTGCCGGTGGCGCTGGTGCTGGCGATCTGCCTGGCCGGCACCAGCGCGGTGGACATCGCCAACTCGACCACCGCCCTGGTGCACGAGGTCGGCCACCTGGCCGCGGTCGTCCAGGCCGGGCTGCTCTGGGCGCTCGGCCGGGTCAGCGGCGACGCCAACCGACCGGTCAGCCCGGCGCTGGCAACGGGGCGCGGATGA
- a CDS encoding copper resistance protein CopC, translating to MIGMTAAPRRWLARFCVAAGLLVTVVALLIAPAGPASAHAVLVSSSPAASAVVPSGPSEVVLTFSESVRKVPDKIRVIAPDGSRADRGEPSFGGSVVTIPVDPAGERGTYLVTYRVISADSHPVSGAFTYSVGAPSPPPVDTGGDDRADPVVGTAVKVAKGLGYGGLVLLVGPVLVLGALWPRRLSRRGPSRLAWAGLGLVALSTLADLWLQVPYTAGGGLFDVTGEGLSSVLGSTFGAAHLVRLGLLAAAAFLIRPVLAGPVGRTDAIILTVLGVAALLTWPLAGHPAASPAPAVSVIVDAVHLGSMAVWLGGLLMLGGFLLRRADERELGAILPIWSRWAAVAVSALLLAGTVQALIEVATPSALFNTTYGRLLLAKIGLFLVVMAVAAYSRQLVRRRVAEQRPAPVRRAVWVELAVTAVVLGLSATLVQTPPARTAASDVAGAETGYFTTTVSSSLFNVQIEIDPAERGNNSIHLYAYTKDNRPQPVVEWRATAALPSAGIEPIEIPLLPLTDNHATGEINLPASGEWQLRVTGRTSDIDQATVTATVPIR from the coding sequence ATGATCGGCATGACTGCCGCCCCTCGTCGCTGGCTCGCGCGGTTCTGCGTCGCCGCCGGTCTGCTGGTCACCGTCGTAGCCCTTCTGATCGCCCCCGCCGGCCCCGCGAGCGCGCACGCGGTCCTGGTCAGCAGCAGCCCGGCCGCGTCGGCCGTGGTGCCGAGCGGCCCGTCGGAGGTGGTGCTCACCTTCAGCGAGTCCGTCCGCAAGGTGCCCGACAAGATCCGGGTCATCGCGCCGGACGGCTCCCGCGCCGACCGCGGCGAGCCGTCCTTCGGCGGCAGCGTGGTGACCATTCCCGTCGACCCGGCCGGCGAGCGCGGCACCTACCTGGTCACCTACCGGGTCATCTCGGCCGACAGCCACCCGGTCTCCGGCGCTTTCACCTACTCGGTCGGGGCGCCCTCGCCGCCGCCGGTGGACACCGGCGGCGACGATCGCGCCGACCCGGTCGTCGGCACGGCGGTGAAGGTCGCCAAGGGCCTCGGCTATGGCGGTCTCGTCCTGCTGGTCGGGCCGGTGCTGGTGCTCGGCGCGCTCTGGCCGCGGCGGCTCAGCCGGCGCGGCCCGTCCCGGCTGGCCTGGGCCGGCCTCGGGCTGGTCGCCCTCTCCACCCTCGCCGACCTGTGGTTGCAGGTGCCCTACACCGCCGGCGGCGGGCTCTTCGACGTCACCGGCGAGGGCCTGAGCAGCGTGCTGGGCAGCACCTTCGGCGCGGCGCACCTGGTCCGGCTCGGCCTGCTGGCCGCGGCCGCCTTCCTGATCCGGCCGGTGCTGGCCGGGCCGGTAGGCCGCACCGACGCGATCATCCTCACCGTCCTCGGCGTGGCCGCGCTGCTGACCTGGCCACTGGCCGGCCACCCGGCGGCGTCGCCCGCGCCCGCGGTCTCCGTGATCGTCGACGCGGTGCACCTGGGCAGCATGGCGGTCTGGCTCGGCGGCCTGCTGATGCTCGGCGGCTTCCTGCTGCGCCGGGCCGACGAGCGGGAGCTCGGGGCGATCCTGCCGATCTGGTCCCGCTGGGCCGCCGTGGCCGTCTCCGCGCTGCTGCTCGCCGGCACCGTCCAGGCGCTGATCGAGGTGGCCACCCCGAGCGCCCTGTTCAACACCACCTATGGCCGGTTGCTGCTGGCCAAGATCGGGCTGTTCCTGGTGGTGATGGCGGTGGCCGCGTACTCCCGGCAGCTGGTGCGCCGGCGCGTCGCCGAGCAGCGACCGGCGCCGGTGCGCCGGGCGGTCTGGGTGGAGCTGGCGGTCACCGCGGTGGTGCTCGGCCTCTCCGCCACCCTGGTGCAGACGCCCCCGGCCCGCACCGCCGCCTCGGACGTGGCGGGCGCGGAGACCGGCTACTTCACCACCACGGTCAGCAGCTCACTGTTCAACGTCCAGATCGAGATCGATCCCGCCGAGCGGGGCAACAACTCGATCCACCTGTACGCGTACACGAAGGACAACCGCCCCCAGCCGGTGGTGGAGTGGCGGGCCACCGCCGCGCTGCCGTCGGCCGGGATCGAACCGATCGAGATCCCGCTGCTGCCGCTCACCGACAACCACGCGACCGGCGAGATCAACCTGCCCGCGTCCGGGGAGTGGCAGCTGCGCGTCACCGGCCGGACGTCCGACATCGACCAGGCCACGGTGACCGCCACCGTGCCGATCCGTTAA